TACTGGTTAGTTTCTAGCTTTTAACGTTCGATTCCTGTGATGTATATTTGTTTCCGGTTGGAAGATATGCATGACGGATTCCAAAGGCTTCTAAAGGATTTCTATTCCTGAGGTATCGCTGGCTTCTTCATGTTTATTGTTGCTTCCACGAAAGAATAATGGATTTGAGACTTGATGTGCAAGGAATTCGCTTGTCTCTTCTTTTGCCGGtggaaaaatctcttttttttgtgCATAATAAGTTTCTACTTTCTCGTTTCCTTCTATGGCGATTTATTTGTATATAAGTTCAGATTTTGTACGTCTCTGACGATTTGCTACTCTCTTGCAGCTTCTTGGTTCTTCGCAAATGGCTTTTGGAATGTAAAGGAATCGCTTGACTTCCATAACAATTCTTTTCTCCCTGTTCCTGATGCAAGGCGTGTGGTTTCCCTCCGATTAATGATCGTTGCTCTGCATCTTCCCCTCTCCGTCACCGCGTCAGCCTCTGTGTTTGGCGTGCGcacgaagaagaggaagaagagtgcACGTCGACTTCAGCAACTTTGTTGAATTTTCTCCGTGCCTTTGTGACTTCCATGCCTCCTAACTTGGACAGCCCTGTTCGGACCCAGATGGCAGTTGCAGTGTTGAATCGGCCCGGTGGTGATTTCTGCGGCAGCAGAACTTGTGAGGCAAAACCGGTAGGAAGGAGACGAGTCTTTGTCCAGACTGAGACTGGCTGTGTGCATGTGCTCCATTTAGACCGTCAAGATAATGCGCACACTGTGAAAAGAAAACTGCAGATTGCTCTCAATGTTCCTACTGAGGAGAGCTCCCTAACGTTTGGTGATCTCGAGTTAAAGAATGATCTGAGTGTTGTCCGTGGTGATTCTCCGTTGCTTCTCACTCGCAGTTCCATGCACAGAAGTTGCTCCACTCCATGCTTGTCCCCGACCATGAAAGATCTTGAACAAAGGGACTTAGGTGGGCCGATCGAGATATTGGGTTGCTCAACTCAGTGTGCTCGGATGAAACAGCTTGTTAAGGATGCTATGAAGGCTATAAAAAATGGTATCGAACCTGTACCTGTTCACAATGGGCTTGGAGGTGCCTACTACATCAGGAATAAGAAGGGTGACAAAATTGCAATTGTGAAGCCTACAGATGAGGAGCCATATGCACCTAACAACCCAAAAGGTTTTGTTGGAAAAGCCCTTGGTCAGCCGGGCCTGAAAAGATCGGTACGAGTTGGTGAGACGGGCTTCAGAGAGGTTGCTGCTTACCTTCTGGACTATGGAAATTTCGCAAATGTTCCTCCAACGTTGCTGGTAAAGATCACCCACTCCGCGTTCCATGTCAACAATGAGATGAATAACACTAACTGGAATGGTGGCAGGAAGCAACAGGTTATAAGCAAGATTGCTTCATTCCAGCAGTTCATTCCACATGATTTTGATGCTAGCGACCATGGAACATCGAGTTTTCCTGTGGCAGCAATACACAGAATTGGGATACTAGACATACGGATTTTCAACACTGATAGGCATGCTGGAAATTTGCTGGTAAGAAAAATTGAGAATGGGGTTGGGAGATTCGGAGGAATAATGGAACTGATTCCCATAGATCATGGTCTCTGCTTGCCGGAGGGCTTGGAGGATCCTTATTTTGAGTGGATTCATTGGCCACAAGCATCGGTGCCATTTTCTGAGGATGAGTTAGAATATATAGCCAATCTTAATCCAATTAAAGATTCCGACATGCTTCGGAGGGAGCTGCCGATGATTCGGGAAGCCTGTCTGCGAGTTTTGGTCCTGTGCACAATTTTTCTCAAGGAAGCAGCAACTTTCGGGCTTTGCCTATCAGAGATTGGCGCGATGATGAGTCGAGAATTTAGTGGAATGGAAGAAGAACCTAGTGAGTTGGAGCTCATCTGCCTGGAAGCCAGGAAGTTTGTGGGAGAAAGAGAAGTATTTTCGCAGGCCTCTGATCTTGAAGAGGAAGATGCTTTCCAGTTTCACATGGAATACAACGAGGAAGATCAGCATATGATGTACAACCCAATGCAATCCTTCGGTTGTGGACTCGGTGGAGGTTGTTCCAGAAACCCTCTGTCAATGTTAGAGGAAAGcatagaggaggaggaggagggtgaCGAGGAGAATAAAAAGAACACAGCAACAGAAAGCAATGGTGTCTCACGAGAGCAGGATATGTTCCGATATGCCACCAACCTTTCCACATCACTGAAATTCATCAGCCTCACTGAAAAAGCACAAAGAAACTGGGTTGGAACATACAATGAAAATGCGAAGGCAATCAATAGGGTTGGCACCAATGGCCCATTTCAAGGTCGAAACAGCAGGAGCGCCGAAGAAAAGCTGCCTCCGAGTACCAGTTTCGTGAAGCTGTCTGACATGGATGAAGAACAATGGGGGGTATTTCTCGAGCATTTCCAGGAGTTATTGCCGAATGCTTTCCAGAGTCGCAGAAGCTTGTTCTCGGGCCAAAAACTGAAGCAAAGGCTGGGCACTTCTTGCCAGTTTTGAGTAGTAGGAGACTATAGAGCAGAAAGACAAGGGTAGATTGTGCTTGATACTGTTTTTACAGTTTTGCTGTTTGGGCTGCCCTTTCCTTGTAGGTGTAATGCTTATCGAAAAGTGTTGTAGGAATAACACCTCAGAAATTGGTGAGAAAGTGAGCTTGTGTTGCTCTCTGTATATTTCTAGGTTGTAGTTGTTTGAAATAAAACTAGAAAAATTCATGTAAATTCTTTTAGATATGAAACTATCTTTGATCAATTGGTCCCTGCTCTAGTTTTTTCATGTGTTCAACCCTTTGTAGGAACAATCTTGACTTTGGTCGCTCTTCTGCCGTAGGAAACAAATCATAGAAACTCGAAGGAGAGGAAATGAAATTTCTCCTTGTTGAAGATAACACAATGGGACGAAGATGCGAAGGCATACGACAAGAGGGTGACTAGGGTGTTTTGTCTACTCTCCTCTCCTCGTCTCCCTGCCCCGTTCGGGTAAATAGAGCCTTAATAAAACTATAGAAAGCTTGACAAAGGATTCAGGGACAGACAAAATGAATCAGCTCTGATGCCCCATCAAACGCCAAGAATTCTAAAACAATGAATTGAATCCATGCAGATAGGAATGCACAAAACCAGGGGCCAGTAGTGCCCACAGCTCACTGTTAAGTCTGTAGCATTGCAGGACCATCCAACaagcagagctttcaccttgtttTGGCTCTTATGACAACAATTGCTCCCTGGGCCTAAAAATTTGCAGGTCACTCTCACAGCTTCATCACAAACCCTGTAACTTTTTTGACCTTCAAGATGATAAGGTTGATGGTGATGCTATCCCTTTGGTCTTATTTGATCAAAAGACAAGGTGAGAAAAAAATGTTTGCAGAGAAAACAGGCAAAGTTGTCGCCTAATCGTTTGAATTGTTGGACAAGTTTGCGTGAGCAGTTGGGCGTGTAGATCGACCACAGAGATTAAATTTCGACTAAATTGTTTGTTTCTCCTAATTGTAATGGTGCATGATGTTGAAATTGAAAGGGATGGTCTTTGAAATATTTGTAAGAGAATAATAGAATGATCTTTTTAAGTATTTGCGAAAGAATAAAGCTATTTAGCCAGGAACAGAAATTCAGTAACTTGTTTTACATGATGAGAAGTTGAATGACAGTTAAAGTTACATAATGTAACTTGTTTCACTTTGAATCACTTGGTCTCCTCTTTGACACCTTGTGAAGTTGTTCAACATGATTTGATTCTTATATGTGCTCATTGAAATCGTATCTACTCCTGAAACATGAACAAGCTCATCCGCTGAACTTATGAAATCGAACAAGATCCTTGAGGAGAATTTCTCGGCCAGATAATTTGGATATGAACTTGGTTGCGATCGTGACAATCCACACAAACATGGGGGTTCTTAACTGTGCACATCAACCTAAAGCAATCATAACCTTTCCAATAGCCTATCACCAAAAATCACCACATGAACAAGCTCCTCCACTGAACTTATGGAACCGAATGGAATCCCTTACGAGAATTTCTCGGTTGGAGATTTTGGATATGAACTTGGTTGCATTGTGACAATCCATGCAAACTCGGAGGTTCTTAACTACTCTTATCGGCAGTTCAGGCGGTATAAAAATCAAACCAAAAGCAATGGCAAGCTTCTCACTGTGGTGGCTGAGCAAATGAATCTTCGCTGATTCAGTCACATCATGCAAAACAGAACTCACGTCAGGCTTGTATCCTTCTGCAATCATCTTGCTGCTGAGCTTCTCTAGTTCAGCATATATCCTCTCGGAGTACGGATGAGACTGATCGTCGGCGGAAAAGATATGAACTTTGTTCTTGTACTTAATCCAACTACAACCAGGCTCCTTTCTCACATTTTTATCTCGCATTCCCTTTCGCAAATGTGCTACCTCATCCCAATTACCTCTTGCAGCATGTAAACTCGAAAGCAGCACATAGCTTGCAGGGTTTTGCGGTTCGAGCTCTAACAAGTTCTCAGCTGCCCATTTGCCTATCTCCAACTCATTGCGGAATCTGCACGAGCTTAATAGGGTTGCCCATGCGATTGCATCCGGGTGACAAGGCATCTGATTTATGAAATCTTCAGCCTCCTTTAACCTTCCTGATCTGCTCAATAGATCTATCATACATGTATAATGATCAGCTGTTGGCACAATGTGGTGGTCGTGTATCATCGAATTGTAATACCTATATCCTTTCTCCACCAGCCCTGCTCGACTGCAAGCAGAAAGGACACCAATAAATGTGATACCATCAGGCATCACACCTTCATTCAACATGCGTTCAAACAAGTCCATTGTTTCATTAGCCTTCCCAAACTGTGCATAACCTGAAACCAGAGCTGTCCAAGAGACTGAGTCTCTACTCCGCATTTCGTTAAACAACTTGTGTGAGTCTTCAATGATCCCACACTTACCATACAATGTAACTATGGCATTAGAAACAGTGATGAATGAAATCAATCCTGAGATGTTTGCCTTGCAATGAAGCTGCGCACCCTCTTCCAAGCTTGCTAGATTGGCGCATGAGCTTATCACGCTCCCAAGCGTGAAATCATCTGGTTCAATGCCTTGTTTCTGCATTTCACAATAAGTTCTGACAGCCTCTTCACTGCATCCATTCTGACCATAACCCACAAGCATTGATGTCCATGAAACAACGTTCTTTGTCTTCATTCTTTGAAAAACCAATTCTGCAGACTTGATATGCCTGCATTTTGAATACATGTCGACCAATGCACTCCCTGCAAATACATTTTCATCATAGCGAGTCCGAATGATGAAGGCATGGGTCTGTTTCCCCAATTCTAAAGCAGAGAGGCCTCCACAAGCAGTCAAAATGCTGCCAAAAGTAAACTGATCCATACAAACACCTTCTGCCCTCATGGCCCTGGATAAATCAACAGCTTGTTGTTCCAATCCATTCTGCGTAAGCCCAGTGACCATTGTCGTCCACGAAATTGAGTCCTTTTCTTCCATCTCATCGAACAATTTCTTCGAATCCTCAACCATACCACTTCTGAGTAGCCCTGCCAACATAATGTTGTACAAAACAACATTTTTCTCCTCAATGTCTTCAAAAACTCTCTTTGCTTCATGCACAAAACCAGCCTTTGAGTACATGTCAACAAGCGGACTTCCCACAAACACATGCGACGCAAACCCGAATTTGAGGATATGGCAATGGACTTGCCGACCTAAATTGAAATCTGAGCACTTTGACGCGATTATAAGCAAGCTAGAGAACGTGATACGGTTGGCCGCAACGCGGCCTTCCAGCAACAATGCTCGATACGCATTGAAAGCTCTTTCGCAGCAACCCCGGCCGATGTAGCCCGATACAAGGGCATTCCACGACACTAAATCCCTCGAGGGCATCGAGGAAAACACTTGCTCCATCTGTGGGATGTGACCGGCCTTGGAGTAGGCGGAGAGGAGCCCGTTCCACGAGAAGGGGTTTGGGTGGAGAATTTGGTCGAACAAGTTGCGGGCATAGACGAGGAGGCTGCGGTTGGAGTAGGAGGTGATGAGGTTGTTAGAAAGGAAGGTGTCGCCGGCGAGGTCGAGGGTTTTAAGGATGAAGCAGTGCAACTTCTTAAGGTCGCGAGCTTGAGAGCAGAGCTTGAGGAGGGAAGAGTAGTGATTTGAAAGACGAGAAGTCATGAAGAAAGACGCAAGAAGTCGAGAttctatatatttaaaaaaaataaataaaaagtatcTCGAACCAAATGAATCATGAATTTCGTCCGGCTCATTAAATCAACCCAACTAAAAGACGAACCGGCCGAAACTGACGCAGTCAAGTCAAACCCGGTCAAGAGATTCTGTTCTTCCACGAACTGACGCAGATGGAGCAGAAAGGAATCGACCGCCCTCGCCAGAATCAAACCGTTCATATTAATTTGATCGGCCCTCGTCGTCAATTCCAGCAATTTGGGCTTCTGCAACGCCCTATAAATATCAAACCACGGAGCTTCTCCCAAAACAGAGCAAAACAGAGTAAGCTAAAGCCAACAACACACTGCTCTGCTCTGCTCTGCTCTGCATCAAGTAGGCAAAGCATGGGAAGTTGCTTCTCCAACTCCAAGTCTCCTCGCCGGGAGCTGCCGGAGGCCGACCGGCCACGGACGAGGAGGAGGTACGAGGAGAGGGAGGAGGAGGAAGTGCAGTGGAAGGGCGGCCGGTGGGTCGCCGACGTCGACCGCAAAGTGGAGGATTTCATAAACAGAGAACGCCAGAGGATGATGAACTATGAAGCTTGAGTCCGGTGATCGCCGGCGGTGATTAAAGATGTTGTTAGTTCGTGTTTTATGAATATTAAGAGTTTAAGAGActtcaaggatgaagaggttTCGGAGTGAGTAGAGTTAGATGGTTTGAGAAGAGGGAGTATGAATTGTTAAAAGGAACAAAAAGGGGATAGAGTAATAGTGTTAATGTTGGAATATCTCTCCTTTTTAATGAGATATGTATTATGTAGTACATattagaagaaaatgaaaaaaaaactttatttttatttatgctaGATTGATAGTTGATTATTAGTTCATGATTTGTGTTGACAGAAGCCAACAGAGAAACACATGATAAAAGGCAAGTGGTACCATATGGAAGATAAGAAGAGTTAAAGAACATAAAGATAAGTGTCATGTGCAAAAGACAAAaagatttaaagaaaaataaaggaaGAGATGGAATATAAAAAGTGAATGTTAGTAAAAAACGAACAAGACAGTAATGAGATTGAGGATtataaatgaattaaatattAATAAGCACGTTTGATATTTGATTTGGTAAGATTTTATATATATTGATGTGGATATATGTTGAGGGCATAGGAAGAATTAGGGGGAAAGGAGAGGGTAATTTGGTCAAATCGCTATAGTACCCTTTTAGGTTACTGTTGATGCGCGAGAGAGAGAGGGGCGGGTGGGTTCGTTTGGAAGGGGGGAGGAGAGCTACACCGCCACCACAGAGAGGAGCTCCTTCTCTTCGTTTCAAGACCTCTCCGTCGGCTCCAGACGGGaccttcctcttccttctcctcgcgaCGCCGGCTACAGCACCACACCCTTCCTCTTCATTCTCCTCGCGACGTCGGCTACAACACTgcacccttcttcttccttcttctcgcGACGCTGCCATCCTTCTCCCCTAGCGACGTTGTCGCGGGAGAGACCAACCCCTGTTCTCTTCCTCCTCGCGACACAGCCACCGGACAGGCCGCccacctttcttcctccttctttcttcTCGCGAAGCCGACCACAAATCCACCtcctcttttcctcttcctccctCCTTGGCAACTACCAGCGCATCCAGCCATGAAGCGCCGCTCCCCACCTCGTCTCCTTCGTCGTATGCACCTCTCAGCACTATATCCGACCATCTCGACTCGCTTCAGCACTTAGGGACGCCCCCCGTTATCCCCCTACAACCGTGCCTCTCACGCCGCAGCAGTTGGCCCTTCCGCATTATGGCTGATTGGTGCTGTCGTTAAGACTCGGACACTCATCCGGTGTAGCTTCCTCGTCGTTGTATGCCTCCGACCTGGGTGCCAATGTTGTGTTCTCGGCCTGTGTGCCGTTATTGTGTTCCAACCTTGTGCCAATGTGGCTTGTACATTATGTTCCACCTTAGCGCTGCTCCTATATGTGTGTCGTGTCTCGGCCTACGTGCCACTAGTATTTCTCGACCTGCGTGCCGCTAGTACCTCCTGGCCTACGCATCGATGTTCCTACcctggcctgcgtgccgatatCGTATCCCGCCCTGTGTCAACGTTATAGCCCGGCTTGCGTGCCGAGGTGGCATCCGATTTCGTGCCATCGCACTCGGCTCCTCATCGTCGGATCCAACTCTCCAACCTGATCAGAGTCATCTgctcttccgggtcacgacaactcgagtagcatcccatccgagagcgcccccctgggccagggtacgtttatGTACTCGCccctcatttatttcattattatattattagtctgttacttatatgTTCGTTGGATCCGCTTCGAGCCTCGGGGTACCAAGGACCGGGGGGGAcctggtcgctggctgcaggtagcgttgaccaagggacttttgaagacttggtcaacacaaaaGTCATCTCAACACACCCCCTCGGGGGCGTCGCAACtcagtcaacattccatccacctcacccggcggcccgtctgactcagattctggacaggatcaatttggcgtcgtctgtgggaatttccttcacctgttctggaacgtgaagatgaacgacgtcgggaggttctctgccattatcacagTTCCGGAAGATCCCAACAGACATATTATCTtctatcctcactccacgggtattcgggagttgagggattAAGTGGAGCTTCAGCTAGtagacaggttagtttttccattatattttttccctgactccatgGGTATTCAAGAGTCAAGGGACCGAGATAATCTCTTAGCCGGTTGGCACGACTCCCTGATCAAGTATGTTACaagctctgctccctttttacaGTTATAGGAGTTGttatagctccctgataagaaagtaagatcctagttccttgatcaaagactagggtcttCGATTTTTTATCGGACATTAGGGTCCCAGCTCCCTgctcatacactagggacacagctccccgatcattgactcgcagcacgacttcccgatcaggatctagaggtctcgctctttgattacaggctagggacCGTACTCTCCAATCAGGGACTAAGGGCCCAACTCCCCGATCAGGTGTGCTACATGCTCTGCACCCTTTACCatggggctctgcatcctcttactgttaTAGGCGTTTCACTCTATTGCTATCATATGTTTTACATTCTCCACTTGTTTTGTGTCCTCTTACATCTACAGGTTCTGCTCCCTTTACCCACGGTCCTCTCTGCTCCTGTATATTGGCTTTACTCCCTTTGACTGTCAGGGCTCAGATTATTATTTTCtcccctcactccacgggtattcgggagttgaggagACGAGACAGATCCTCAATCGGTCGACATCATTCCgagatcaggtatgataaaagctttgctccctcatattgctacggGCTCCGCTTCTACGGACTTCAGGGcttatctcccctgttcggggttgAGCAGTCTTCATTGGTCTCGAACCAACTTATCGGCTTTCTTACCTCCTCCG
This region of Zingiber officinale cultivar Zhangliang chromosome 9A, Zo_v1.1, whole genome shotgun sequence genomic DNA includes:
- the LOC122021238 gene encoding phosphatidylinositol 4-kinase gamma 5-like yields the protein MPPNLDSPVRTQMAVAVLNRPGGDFCGSRTCEAKPVGRRRVFVQTETGCVHVLHLDRQDNAHTVKRKLQIALNVPTEESSLTFGDLELKNDLSVVRGDSPLLLTRSSMHRSCSTPCLSPTMKDLEQRDLGGPIEILGCSTQCARMKQLVKDAMKAIKNGIEPVPVHNGLGGAYYIRNKKGDKIAIVKPTDEEPYAPNNPKGFVGKALGQPGLKRSVRVGETGFREVAAYLLDYGNFANVPPTLLVKITHSAFHVNNEMNNTNWNGGRKQQVISKIASFQQFIPHDFDASDHGTSSFPVAAIHRIGILDIRIFNTDRHAGNLLVRKIENGVGRFGGIMELIPIDHGLCLPEGLEDPYFEWIHWPQASVPFSEDELEYIANLNPIKDSDMLRRELPMIREACLRVLVLCTIFLKEAATFGLCLSEIGAMMSREFSGMEEEPSELELICLEARKFVGEREVFSQASDLEEEDAFQFHMEYNEEDQHMMYNPMQSFGCGLGGGCSRNPLSMLEESIEEEEEGDEENKKNTATESNGVSREQDMFRYATNLSTSLKFISLTEKAQRNWVGTYNENAKAINRVGTNGPFQGRNSRSAEEKLPPSTSFVKLSDMDEEQWGVFLEHFQELLPNAFQSRRSLFSGQKLKQRLGTSCQF
- the LOC122021237 gene encoding putative pentatricopeptide repeat-containing protein At1g68930; translation: MTSRLSNHYSSLLKLCSQARDLKKLHCFILKTLDLAGDTFLSNNLITSYSNRSLLVYARNLFDQILHPNPFSWNGLLSAYSKAGHIPQMEQVFSSMPSRDLVSWNALVSGYIGRGCCERAFNAYRALLLEGRVAANRITFSSLLIIASKCSDFNLGRQVHCHILKFGFASHVFVGSPLVDMYSKAGFVHEAKRVFEDIEEKNVVLYNIMLAGLLRSGMVEDSKKLFDEMEEKDSISWTTMVTGLTQNGLEQQAVDLSRAMRAEGVCMDQFTFGSILTACGGLSALELGKQTHAFIIRTRYDENVFAGSALVDMYSKCRHIKSAELVFQRMKTKNVVSWTSMLVGYGQNGCSEEAVRTYCEMQKQGIEPDDFTLGSVISSCANLASLEEGAQLHCKANISGLISFITVSNAIVTLYGKCGIIEDSHKLFNEMRSRDSVSWTALVSGYAQFGKANETMDLFERMLNEGVMPDGITFIGVLSACSRAGLVEKGYRYYNSMIHDHHIVPTADHYTCMIDLLSRSGRLKEAEDFINQMPCHPDAIAWATLLSSCRFRNELEIGKWAAENLLELEPQNPASYVLLSSLHAARGNWDEVAHLRKGMRDKNVRKEPGCSWIKYKNKVHIFSADDQSHPYSERIYAELEKLSSKMIAEGYKPDVSSVLHDVTESAKIHLLSHHSEKLAIAFGLIFIPPELPIRVVKNLRVCMDCHNATKFISKISNREILVRDSIRFHKFSGGACSCGDFW